The following nucleotide sequence is from Salvia miltiorrhiza cultivar Shanhuang (shh) chromosome 7, IMPLAD_Smil_shh, whole genome shotgun sequence.
GTGTGGGCGTGACTTCATGAGCTCAAACCTCAGGAGATTGTTATTGTCTGAATGTGAGATTGAGGACGATCCAATGGAGATACTGGGGAAGCTTCCTTGCTTGGTAGAATTGTTTTTATTCCGAAAATCATTTGTCGGGGAGGAGATGACATGTCCATCAAACAGTTTTCCTCGCCTCATGAAGCTTGTGCTATATCAATTACCAATGTTGAGGGAGTGGAAAGTGGAGACAAGAGCCATGCCTCTTCTCTCCCAATTACAGATCATTGAGTGTTCTAGGCTGAAGATGATTCCAGATGGATTATTACACATCATTGAGTGTTCTAGTCTGAAGATGATTCCAGATGGATTGAGTGGCATTTCTACTCTTCGGGAATTGATACTTTATGGAATGCCAGAATTGGCAAAAAGAGTATCGGCATCAGGAGAAGATTTCCACAAAGTCAGCCATGTCCCTTCAATTATCATCAAAAACTAATGTCCACCCAGGTACGGTATCTTATTTCTCGCATTTTCAGTTTTAGTTTTCACtattaaaagtatatatttgtgtttgTTCTTACTCTTATAGTTAGTTTATCCTGTTAAAATAGGCATCACAACCATAATTAAGTAACTAAAACAAATGTTTATCTTCTTCTTTCAACCGTTTTGTATTGCAGGCAAGTTGGGCTTGTCCTTCGGATTTGGGTTCTTCGTTAGTTTTGTGATTCTACCGTTTATCTTCTTCTTTCTAACATTTAGCCGAGCACTCTTTTTCTAcaatttatcttcttttttctaCCGtttagacgagcactctttttcctttactaGTTTTTTCTCATTGAATTTTCACCATAAAAGTTTTAACGagactcggcccttagtttgcgtTTTGTGCTTTCAGgggtttttaggttttttttaataaaaacttgatttgaagaatatatatatgcattctCAAAGTCTAATCCCCTcgttgtatttttattttcactccTAACAAATTTCATACTCGTCTCCTATTATTGGACTTTGGTATTATTGTTGACTTACAGGTTGAGCATTGGTTTTCTTGAGAGTTACTCATTATCACTACCACTTTTGGTGCTCAAACATTTTATCTTTTCTTTAGAGGGTATATATTCGTTATTAAGGTTTTAATGAAGCTCAAcgcattatttatttattatttgtatCTCGAGGTGCAgtcttgttgttgcatttctCAAGGGTTCCTCTTTGTACTCTTTTCCCTAGaataaaatatattagtatttcCTAGTTATGTTTTGTGTGTAAGAAATTATATAGAATTCAGGTAATTTAAAGTTGTGTTGGTCAATGTGGTATATGATTATAATGTTCAACACAATCCGTCAATTTTAAGCTCAAATACAGTTTTACATGCTTAGCTAACCAAGTTGGAGCTTACTTCATTACAAATGTGAAGTGGGCTCCATCGTAATCAAAAGTTAAACGAGCGGAGCTCGAACCCGACCTTGCCCATTTACAAACCCGAGCTCGTAAGCCGACCTTAAGCCCTGCAGAGTTAAAGATTTGCTGCTCTGTATGGACCTAATGGTATCAATTATCAAAGTCATCCTCAATTGATACAATCAGATTGGATTGCGATTTTTGTTTAGAAtccaataaattgaaaattgggtTGGTTAGCATGAATATACTACTTTTAGCTAAGGCTCTAATAGAAATTTAAATAGGCCCAAGTCATCTTATTATCTTGTCAGACCATAAATTATCAAAACCCTGAATAAAATAGTTCATAAATAATTGAATTGTTCCATGTAGCTCCATATTTTAAATTGTAGCACCGCATGTTTTTGCAGAGCTCCGATATTCCTTACCTTTATTTATGTTTGGATTCTCAGGAGCAAGAATATTATTGATTAGTCATCGTCATAGCCATACAAGGGAAGTGGTTGAAGAGCATAAATAACAATACTGAGATGTTTTAAAGGAATATCCTTGCGGCGCGAGTCATGGTGAGTGTAGATGAGGACTCTTGATACCTCCTTTAAA
It contains:
- the LOC130993928 gene encoding probable disease resistance protein RF9, which encodes MDTLDLSRSGNVEVPNVFKEMLRLKHLSLPDYEKENIGSYRLTLDEGVIELESLWQLDSRVHELKCMNKMKDLRRFGARMHDNESLSAMIDAIAIMDKLVFCSVEIKEGCELGTNEGVLKKVFTCPNLHFLSIKVNLGKALVECGRDFMSSNLRRLLLSECEIEDDPMEILGKLPCLVELFLFRKSFVGEEMTCPSNSFPRLMKLVLYQLPMLREWKVETRAMPLLSQLQIIECSRLKMIPDGLLHIIECSSLKMIPDGLSGISTLRELILYGMPELAKRVSASGEDFHKVSHVPSIIIKN